The Epilithonimonas zeae genome contains a region encoding:
- a CDS encoding GNAT family N-acetyltransferase yields MLEVTQHNWETKGEFAATFDGQKAGLMTYSWAGDDKIIIDHTEVEPAYNGKGVGKAMVYKAVEFARENNLKIIPLCPFAKATFQKNEEIRDVL; encoded by the coding sequence ATGCTAGAAGTAACACAACATAATTGGGAAACAAAAGGAGAATTTGCAGCAACATTTGACGGACAAAAAGCTGGATTAATGACCTATTCTTGGGCTGGAGATGATAAAATCATTATTGATCATACTGAAGTTGAACCCGCCTATAACGGCAAAGGCGTCGGGAAAGCAATGGTTTACAAAGCTGTAGAATTTGCCAGAGAAAACAATCTGAAAATCATTCCGCTTTGTCCTTTTGCAAAAGCGACTTTCCAGAAGAATGAAGAAATCAGAGACGTTCTTTAA
- a CDS encoding OsmC family protein has product MGVTVKASLGTEKYYTEVIAGENRIITDEPVDKGGGNKGFNPFEILATSLASCTAATLRMYIDRKGWDIPQINVEVELENYPQTKTAQFCRLIDFGATEISEDIKDKLFKISDACPVHKILTNDIEVLTKIK; this is encoded by the coding sequence ATGGGAGTAACAGTAAAAGCAAGTCTGGGAACGGAAAAATATTACACAGAGGTTATAGCGGGGGAAAACCGAATAATAACGGATGAACCTGTTGATAAAGGCGGTGGAAACAAAGGTTTCAATCCGTTTGAGATTTTGGCAACTTCTCTCGCAAGCTGTACTGCAGCAACTTTAAGAATGTATATTGACAGAAAAGGTTGGGACATTCCGCAAATCAATGTGGAAGTGGAACTGGAAAATTATCCCCAAACCAAAACGGCACAATTTTGCAGATTAATTGATTTTGGAGCAACCGAAATCAGTGAAGATATCAAAGACAAGCTTTTCAAAATATCGGACGCTTGTCCCGTTCATAAAATATTAACCAACGATATAGAAGTATTAACTAAAATCAAATAA
- a CDS encoding (4Fe-4S)-binding protein yields the protein MDTHEYNAGEIIIIWKPKVCIHAAVCVKMLPKVYNPKDRPWIKPENATAEELKNQINHCPSGALSYKLNS from the coding sequence ATGGATACCCACGAATATAACGCAGGCGAAATCATCATCATTTGGAAACCAAAAGTCTGCATCCACGCTGCTGTATGCGTAAAAATGTTGCCAAAAGTTTATAATCCGAAAGACAGACCTTGGATAAAACCAGAAAACGCAACTGCAGAAGAACTGAAAAATCAAATCAACCATTGTCCATCTGGCGCGTTGAGCTATAAACTAAATTCTTAA
- a CDS encoding NADPH-dependent FMN reductase has product MKIFAFAGSNSSTSINKQLVKFVLKSFSNEEINLIDLNDYLMPVFSVDLEKNGFPEEAHRFLKNIEDSDVIICSLAENNRSYSAAFKNIFDWASRINVKVFQDKPMFLMTTSPGGYGGGNVMAEASKFFPAFGADIKETFSLPKFYENFDSDNGVIEPQLLSELNSKIENFKNQI; this is encoded by the coding sequence ATGAAAATATTTGCATTTGCCGGAAGCAACTCTTCCACTTCTATTAACAAACAACTGGTAAAATTTGTTTTGAAAAGTTTTTCAAACGAAGAAATTAATTTGATTGACCTTAATGATTATCTGATGCCTGTTTTCTCTGTTGACTTGGAGAAAAATGGATTTCCGGAAGAAGCGCATAGGTTTTTGAAAAATATTGAAGATTCTGATGTCATTATTTGCTCCTTGGCAGAAAACAATCGTTCATATAGTGCAGCTTTCAAGAATATTTTTGATTGGGCGTCCAGAATCAATGTGAAAGTTTTTCAGGATAAACCAATGTTTTTGATGACTACCTCTCCTGGCGGTTACGGTGGTGGAAATGTAATGGCTGAAGCTTCAAAATTCTTTCCGGCATTTGGAGCAGACATCAAAGAGACTTTTTCTCTTCCCAAATTTTATGAAAATTTTGATTCGGACAACGGGGTTATCGAACCTCAACTTTTGAGTGAACTTAATTCTAAAATCGAAAACTTTAAAAATCAAATCTAA
- a CDS encoding response regulator, whose product MLEHKTTFLLADDHSLIRQGIVFLLEEIVLDCEILQASTLSKVLETVETNPIDIAIIDAHFPDGNSLTIIPQIKKTRPEIKILIFTGIDEEIHALKFINAGANGFLSKLSEEEEIKQAIMKMQTYGQYISPVTQSLLMNSLQNPTIANPLNRLTEREMEIAEMYAKGLGNLEIANKLDVKQNTISTIKKRIFEKLNIQNIVELSELIKNNHQ is encoded by the coding sequence ATGTTAGAACACAAAACAACTTTCTTACTTGCAGACGACCACAGCCTTATCAGGCAAGGCATTGTGTTTCTTTTGGAAGAGATCGTTTTAGATTGTGAGATTCTCCAGGCTTCAACATTATCTAAAGTATTGGAAACTGTGGAAACCAATCCAATTGATATTGCAATTATAGACGCACATTTTCCTGATGGAAACAGCCTGACAATTATTCCACAAATCAAAAAAACAAGACCGGAAATTAAAATTCTAATCTTTACTGGTATTGACGAAGAAATACACGCATTGAAGTTCATTAATGCAGGTGCTAATGGCTTTCTTAGCAAACTGAGCGAAGAAGAAGAAATAAAGCAAGCTATTATGAAGATGCAAACTTACGGGCAATACATCTCGCCTGTTACGCAATCTTTATTGATGAATTCCCTACAAAATCCAACTATTGCAAATCCATTGAACCGCCTTACAGAAAGAGAAATGGAAATCGCAGAAATGTATGCAAAAGGCTTGGGCAATTTGGAGATTGCAAATAAGCTGGACGTTAAACAAAATACCATCAGCACTATCAAAAAACGAATCTTTGAAAAGCTGAATATCCAAAACATCGTAGAATTATCCGAATTGATTAAAAATAATCATCAATAA
- a CDS encoding sensor histidine kinase, which yields MEPKEKNTNKQNFRLRKIVHYFLIFCILLIQVILAGFFYNEFKSRKNLTFIENQLKEINSLENLTNDSKKELLNSQDYFQKYLITDDKQYLESYFESVNRLTKNLDSINNYKNPKLENILLPQKKDSSEFKKLKLLADSSYQFSTKSSFKIREDLPKMKKYDLHYDYAKFDIETKTISDSVKKKGLFGRLGDAIAGKDNVRKESTVITVKNGGITNAEKIKTEMDSIVNTINNHYSKEVQKIQVNVTNSKNHSNKFYKIFNTLLIYSNDLMNIYEVAIKDSKFELQKEYENLNSEKNKIRNYLVLGAMILMFIVSILIMFLTRIAFIYEKRLKAANIQIKENLNFKNRILGMLSHELRSPLKIIGIFINRINKKTTDESIKEYLKSISFTNNTLLMQANQILEYTKNQQVENKLIPVVFNLNNEIDSILNSIEPYIQTRNNKFVIDKNIDKDLVVYSDNTKINQIFMNILGNANKFTENGQISVDTKTKYVDENTVSLITKITDTGAGISESDLEKIFEPYYQGVLSEDVENLGAGLGLSLCKELVGLYSGDISVASKLGKGTTVSFSVNLNINK from the coding sequence ATGGAACCAAAAGAGAAAAACACCAATAAACAAAACTTTAGATTAAGAAAAATTGTTCACTATTTTCTTATTTTCTGTATTCTATTAATCCAAGTTATTTTAGCAGGCTTCTTTTATAACGAGTTCAAAAGCAGAAAGAACCTGACTTTTATAGAAAATCAATTAAAAGAAATCAATTCTTTAGAAAACCTTACCAACGATTCTAAAAAAGAACTTCTGAATTCTCAGGATTATTTTCAAAAATATCTGATTACCGATGACAAACAATATCTGGAATCTTATTTCGAATCTGTAAACAGATTGACAAAAAATCTAGACAGCATCAATAATTATAAGAATCCGAAGCTGGAAAACATTTTGCTTCCTCAGAAAAAAGATTCATCGGAATTTAAAAAATTAAAATTACTCGCAGATTCTTCTTATCAGTTTTCTACAAAATCGAGTTTTAAAATTCGGGAGGATCTTCCAAAAATGAAAAAGTATGATCTGCATTACGATTATGCTAAATTTGATATTGAAACCAAAACCATTTCTGACTCCGTAAAAAAGAAAGGCCTGTTTGGGCGTTTAGGCGATGCAATTGCTGGAAAAGATAATGTTAGAAAAGAAAGTACTGTAATTACTGTAAAAAATGGAGGTATAACAAATGCTGAAAAAATCAAAACAGAGATGGACAGCATAGTAAATACCATCAACAACCATTATTCTAAAGAAGTTCAGAAAATCCAGGTTAATGTTACCAATAGCAAAAACCATAGCAATAAGTTTTACAAGATTTTCAATACGCTTTTGATTTACAGCAACGATTTGATGAACATTTATGAAGTAGCCATCAAAGATTCTAAATTTGAGTTGCAAAAAGAATATGAAAATCTGAATTCTGAGAAAAACAAAATCAGAAACTATTTAGTTTTAGGAGCAATGATTTTGATGTTTATTGTTTCTATATTGATTATGTTCCTGACAAGAATTGCGTTTATTTATGAGAAACGTTTAAAAGCAGCTAATATTCAGATTAAAGAAAACCTTAATTTCAAGAACAGAATCTTAGGAATGCTGAGCCACGAATTGAGATCTCCTCTGAAAATTATTGGCATTTTCATCAACAGAATCAATAAAAAAACGACAGACGAAAGCATCAAAGAATATCTGAAATCGATAAGTTTCACCAATAATACTCTGTTGATGCAGGCGAATCAGATTCTGGAGTACACCAAAAATCAACAAGTAGAAAATAAATTGATTCCGGTAGTTTTCAACCTTAATAATGAGATTGATTCTATTCTTAATTCAATTGAACCTTATATCCAAACGAGAAATAATAAATTTGTAATCGATAAAAACATTGATAAAGATCTTGTGGTCTATTCTGACAACACAAAGATCAATCAGATTTTTATGAATATTCTTGGTAACGCTAACAAATTCACAGAAAATGGACAAATTAGTGTTGATACAAAAACCAAATATGTCGATGAAAACACAGTTTCGCTCATAACAAAAATAACAGACACTGGAGCCGGAATCTCGGAATCTGATCTTGAAAAAATCTTCGAACCTTACTATCAAGGTGTTTTGTCTGAAGATGTAGAAAATCTGGGCGCTGGTTTGGGATTGAGTTTATGCAAAGAACTTGTTGGACTATATTCCGGAGATATTTCTGTAGCCAGTAAACTTGGAAAAGGTACAACCGTGAGCTTTTCTGTTAATTTAAATATCAATAAATAA
- the pheS gene encoding phenylalanine--tRNA ligase subunit alpha: MLKKIDDLLLEVQNFQSSAKDEIEQFRLKFNGKKGIMNDFYDALKQIPNEQKKDFGQKINILRNTVNEKLEELKTSSESKIILEKEDLTRPAFPLELGSRHPINLVKNKIIDIFKSIGFAVADGPEIEDDWHNFTALNLPEYHPARDMQDTFFIEQNPDVLLRTHTSSVQIRHMENNEPPMRILSPGRVFRNEAVSSRSHCIFHQIEGLYIDENVSFADLKQTIQFFTTELFGKSKIRMRPSYFPFTEPSAEVDVYWGLNSETDYRITKGTGWLEIMGCGMVDPAVLKNVNIDPDKFSGYAFGMGIERIVMLLYQMSDIRMFFENDIRMLEQFKTL; the protein is encoded by the coding sequence ATGCTAAAGAAAATTGATGACCTATTGCTAGAAGTACAAAACTTCCAGTCTTCTGCAAAGGATGAGATAGAACAGTTCCGCTTAAAATTCAATGGAAAAAAAGGAATCATGAATGATTTCTACGATGCATTGAAACAAATTCCTAATGAGCAAAAGAAAGATTTTGGACAAAAAATCAATATCTTAAGAAATACTGTGAATGAAAAGCTTGAGGAACTGAAAACATCTTCCGAAAGCAAAATCATCCTTGAAAAAGAAGACCTTACAAGACCTGCTTTTCCTTTGGAATTAGGTTCTCGTCACCCAATCAATTTAGTTAAAAATAAAATCATTGACATCTTCAAATCTATAGGTTTTGCTGTTGCAGATGGACCAGAGATTGAGGATGATTGGCATAACTTTACAGCACTTAACCTTCCGGAATATCATCCGGCGAGAGATATGCAGGATACGTTTTTTATCGAACAAAATCCTGATGTTTTGTTGAGAACGCATACATCTTCTGTACAAATCCGACATATGGAAAACAACGAACCACCAATGAGGATTTTGTCTCCAGGTAGAGTTTTTCGTAATGAGGCGGTTTCTTCCCGTTCGCATTGTATTTTCCACCAGATTGAAGGTTTATATATTGATGAAAATGTAAGTTTTGCAGATTTGAAACAAACCATTCAGTTCTTTACAACAGAACTTTTTGGTAAATCAAAAATCAGAATGAGACCTTCTTACTTCCCATTTACAGAGCCTAGTGCAGAAGTAGATGTTTATTGGGGTTTGAATTCCGAAACCGACTACAGAATCACAAAAGGAACAGGTTGGTTAGAAATTATGGGTTGCGGAATGGTAGATCCTGCGGTTCTTAAAAATGTGAATATCGATCCTGATAAATTCTCCGGATATGCTTTTGGGATGGGAATCGAGAGAATTGTAATGCTTCTTTATCAAATGAGCGACATCCGAATGTTCTTTGAAAACGATATCAGAATGCTGGAGCAGTTCAAAACTTTATAA
- a CDS encoding YceI family protein: MKKTTLIAAFLLISASVFIISCGKDKPVTSESNEVLTTTDGQVYVVDTLNSKAEWKGFKVIKSDNTSHIGALKFESGEVTVKDNKLESGQFVLDMNSLTNEDLKDSESNGKLLGHLKSADFFDTTKFPTASYEITKVTENVAGSDYNTILDGNLTIKGITKPASFNANVKVKDGELSIATEPKDINRDEFGIKFQMPAAEGLIKNEINVQMKVKAIEKK; the protein is encoded by the coding sequence ATGAAAAAGACAACTTTAATAGCCGCATTTTTATTGATTTCTGCTTCGGTTTTTATCATTTCTTGTGGTAAAGACAAACCTGTAACCAGCGAAAGCAATGAGGTTTTGACCACCACAGACGGACAGGTTTATGTTGTAGACACGCTTAACAGCAAAGCAGAATGGAAAGGTTTTAAAGTAATAAAGTCTGATAACACAAGCCATATCGGCGCTTTGAAGTTTGAAAGCGGAGAAGTAACCGTGAAAGATAATAAGCTGGAAAGTGGACAATTTGTACTTGATATGAACTCTTTAACCAATGAGGATTTGAAAGATTCTGAATCTAATGGAAAACTTCTTGGACATTTGAAAAGTGCTGATTTCTTTGACACAACAAAATTTCCAACGGCTTCTTACGAAATCACTAAAGTTACAGAAAATGTTGCAGGAAGCGATTACAACACGATTCTTGATGGAAACCTTACTATAAAAGGAATTACAAAGCCCGCAAGCTTCAATGCCAATGTAAAAGTTAAAGATGGTGAACTAAGTATTGCAACGGAACCAAAAGACATCAACCGAGATGAATTTGGAATTAAATTTCAAATGCCTGCCGCTGAAGGTTTGATTAAAAACGAAATCAATGTTCAGATGAAAGTGAAAGCTATCGAAAAGAAATAA
- a CDS encoding sulfate/molybdate ABC transporter ATP-binding protein, translating to MLLEVKNLYFNYQTDKPLFQNLNLNVDEGQIIALAGESGCGKSTLLSLIYGLMDWQDGQIIFDGEKLFGPKANLVPGESQMKFVAQNYDLMPYATVADNVGKFISNINLKSKKEKVEELLDVVGLTDYAKVLPKNLSGGQQQRVAIARALAVLPKMLLLDEPFSNLDFSRKFELRDKLFNYVKQNNLSLLISTHNLEEVLPWADKIVVLQQGRLIQNDSPKETYENPYNDYVAKLLGEVNIFSDEEKIQFNLSKKHYFPHQIKFSENGVEATVIESLFAGSHYRNKLRINDKSIVVYSQNLLSGNVFLEF from the coding sequence ATGCTTTTAGAAGTTAAAAACCTATATTTCAATTATCAGACCGATAAACCTTTATTCCAAAACTTAAATCTCAATGTAGATGAAGGTCAAATTATTGCGCTGGCAGGCGAGAGTGGCTGTGGAAAATCAACTTTGTTGAGTTTGATTTATGGTTTGATGGATTGGCAGGATGGACAAATAATTTTCGATGGAGAAAAACTCTTTGGTCCAAAAGCAAATCTTGTTCCCGGCGAATCTCAGATGAAATTTGTTGCGCAGAATTACGATTTGATGCCTTATGCAACGGTTGCTGATAATGTGGGGAAATTCATTTCTAATATCAATCTGAAGTCGAAAAAAGAAAAGGTTGAAGAATTGTTAGATGTCGTTGGTTTAACAGATTATGCTAAAGTTTTGCCTAAAAATCTGAGTGGTGGACAACAACAACGTGTTGCAATTGCCCGTGCTTTGGCAGTTCTTCCAAAGATGCTTCTACTAGATGAACCTTTTAGTAATTTGGATTTTTCCAGAAAATTTGAATTGCGTGATAAATTATTCAATTATGTAAAGCAAAATAATCTAAGTCTTTTGATTTCGACGCACAATCTGGAAGAAGTTTTACCTTGGGCAGATAAAATTGTGGTTTTGCAGCAAGGTCGATTAATTCAAAATGATTCGCCGAAAGAAACTTACGAAAATCCTTACAACGATTATGTTGCGAAGCTTTTAGGTGAAGTCAATATTTTTTCAGACGAAGAAAAAATTCAATTCAATCTTTCTAAGAAACATTATTTCCCACATCAGATAAAATTTTCTGAAAATGGAGTAGAGGCAACTGTTATAGAAAGCCTTTTTGCAGGTTCACATTACAGAAATAAACTCAGAATTAATGATAAATCAATCGTTGTTTACTCTCAAAACTTACTTTCTGGAAACGTCTTTTTAGAATTTTAA
- a CDS encoding zinc ribbon domain-containing protein YjdM: protein MSDIILCPKCQSEFTYEQDNLQVCSQCFHEWDPAEVSTEGKIFDSLGKELQNGDSVIVIKDLPVKGAPKPVKAGTKVKNIRLRPDSDHNIDCKIDGFGSMALKSEFVKKA, encoded by the coding sequence ATGAGCGATATAATTCTTTGTCCTAAATGCCAATCCGAATTCACTTACGAACAAGATAATCTGCAAGTTTGTTCCCAATGTTTTCATGAATGGGATCCTGCGGAAGTTTCAACTGAAGGAAAGATTTTCGATTCTCTTGGGAAAGAATTACAAAATGGAGATTCTGTAATTGTAATCAAAGATTTACCAGTAAAAGGTGCTCCAAAACCTGTAAAAGCTGGAACTAAAGTTAAAAACATCCGTCTTCGTCCGGATTCCGACCATAATATCGATTGCAAAATTGACGGCTTCGGCTCTATGGCTTTGAAGTCTGAGTTTGTGAAAAAGGCATAA
- the gcvT gene encoding glycine cleavage system aminomethyltransferase GcvT — MKKTALYDKHVSLGAKIVPFAGFEMPVQYSGVTEEHFAVREKAGIFDVSHMGQFFIEGPAAKDLLQFVTSNNVDALENGKAQYSCLPNENGGIVDDLIVYKIEDEKYFVVVNASNIDKDWNHIAKYNEKFGAKMTNASDEMSLIAIQGPKATEILQKLTETDLPSIPYYHFTIGSVAGFSDVIISNTGYTGSGGFEIYFDNKYAEQLWDALTEAGKEFGMIPCGLASRDTLRLEKGFCLYGNDIDDTTSPLEAGLGWITKFDKDFVNKAFLENQKAEGVSKKLVGFEMQERAVPRQHHEVVDAEGNIIGEVTSGTMSPMRKVGIGLAYVDKPNFKLGSEIFIRIRNKDIPAKVVKLPFV, encoded by the coding sequence ATGAAAAAAACCGCTTTATACGATAAACACGTTTCTCTAGGCGCTAAAATCGTTCCGTTTGCAGGATTCGAAATGCCTGTTCAATATTCAGGAGTTACAGAAGAACATTTTGCTGTCCGCGAAAAAGCGGGAATTTTTGATGTGTCTCATATGGGACAGTTTTTTATCGAAGGTCCTGCTGCAAAAGATTTGTTGCAATTTGTGACTTCTAATAATGTTGACGCTTTGGAAAACGGAAAAGCGCAATATTCTTGCCTTCCGAATGAAAATGGCGGAATTGTAGATGATCTGATTGTTTACAAAATCGAAGATGAAAAGTATTTTGTAGTCGTAAACGCTTCCAATATTGACAAAGACTGGAATCACATTGCAAAATACAATGAAAAATTCGGAGCAAAAATGACGAATGCTTCAGATGAGATGTCGTTAATTGCTATCCAAGGTCCAAAAGCGACTGAAATTCTTCAAAAACTAACCGAAACAGATTTGCCTTCAATTCCATATTATCATTTCACAATTGGTTCTGTAGCTGGTTTTTCTGATGTGATTATTTCCAATACAGGTTATACAGGAAGTGGCGGTTTTGAGATTTATTTTGATAATAAATATGCAGAACAGCTTTGGGATGCGTTGACGGAAGCTGGAAAAGAATTTGGAATGATTCCTTGCGGATTGGCTTCCAGAGACACTTTAAGATTGGAAAAAGGATTCTGTCTTTACGGGAATGATATAGATGATACAACTTCTCCTCTTGAAGCTGGATTGGGTTGGATTACGAAATTCGATAAAGATTTTGTGAACAAAGCATTCTTGGAAAATCAAAAAGCCGAAGGTGTTTCCAAAAAATTAGTTGGTTTCGAAATGCAGGAAAGAGCTGTGCCTAGACAACATCACGAAGTTGTAGATGCTGAAGGTAATATTATAGGTGAAGTTACTTCCGGAACAATGTCACCAATGAGAAAAGTAGGAATTGGTTTAGCTTATGTTGATAAACCAAACTTTAAACTAGGTTCGGAGATTTTTATCAGAATCAGAAATAAAGATATTCCTGCGAAAGTGGTGAAATTACCTTTTGTATAA
- a CDS encoding PepSY-like domain-containing protein, translating into MKLNKLSLAMLFVGTLLLQATGKIDLKINSEISNLTNLSAFYQQMPANVKSFLAKYYPKATVIKYEAKTTLVGKKYEVKLNNGAEIDFDKNGNWEEISDKKGVPNVLIPAKIKSYLNQHYKGAAVESIDKDGNKIKIDLLNDIDLEFDKNGNFLRVD; encoded by the coding sequence ATGAAATTGAATAAACTAAGTTTGGCAATGTTGTTCGTAGGAACATTATTGCTCCAAGCTACTGGTAAAATTGATTTAAAGATTAATTCTGAGATTTCAAATCTAACAAATCTTTCTGCTTTTTATCAACAAATGCCAGCGAATGTCAAAAGCTTCCTGGCGAAATATTACCCTAAAGCAACAGTTATAAAATATGAAGCAAAAACAACTTTAGTCGGCAAAAAGTATGAAGTAAAACTGAATAACGGCGCAGAAATCGATTTTGACAAAAATGGAAACTGGGAAGAAATCAGTGATAAGAAAGGTGTTCCAAACGTTTTGATTCCTGCAAAAATCAAATCTTACCTCAATCAGCATTATAAAGGTGCAGCTGTAGAAAGTATCGATAAAGATGGAAACAAAATCAAAATTGATTTGCTCAACGACATCGATTTGGAATTCGATAAAAATGGAAATTTTTTGAGAGTTGACTAA
- a CDS encoding glutathione peroxidase, producing MLSLFGFSKNKAQAKSIHSFKVEALDGSTIDFSKFKGKKILVVNTASECGFTPQYADLEKLYEQYKNKLVVVGFPANNFGGQEPGANHEIATFCQRNYGVQFPMAAKISVKGDDIAPIYKFLTDKKENGVKNTKILWNFTKILLDEKGNIIDSFVSTTNPMSESITKYLK from the coding sequence ATGCTATCATTATTCGGATTTTCAAAAAATAAGGCGCAGGCAAAATCAATCCACAGTTTCAAAGTGGAAGCTTTGGACGGTTCCACCATTGATTTTTCTAAATTCAAAGGCAAAAAAATATTGGTTGTCAACACCGCTTCCGAATGCGGTTTCACGCCTCAATATGCAGATTTGGAAAAACTTTATGAACAGTACAAAAACAAATTGGTTGTCGTTGGTTTTCCAGCTAATAATTTTGGAGGACAAGAACCTGGAGCCAACCATGAGATTGCTACTTTCTGCCAAAGAAATTACGGTGTTCAATTTCCAATGGCAGCGAAGATTTCTGTGAAAGGAGATGATATTGCCCCGATTTATAAATTCTTGACAGATAAAAAAGAAAACGGCGTAAAAAACACAAAAATCCTTTGGAACTTTACCAAGATTCTTTTGGATGAAAAAGGAAACATCATTGATAGTTTTGTGAGTACAACCAATCCAATGAGTGAAAGTATTACGAAATATTTGAAATAG
- a CDS encoding helix-turn-helix transcriptional regulator, protein MDKNYSISSKKAHPLLKVWNAYPHSLSNTAKTISSPPPFEQIIGEMFAIGEFYYYAINIPDSTIISPHINMLKIHGLNRYPKYLKEIIDLIHPDDLDFVLEAEKITIEKMQEIGWEHQQNLKCSYCFRMRTHKGNYEMFHHQSLHIAKSEDGRLLQAVNIHTNIQHITQINSYTVLVVGIGNHNDFHQIHYKKQTDKQTPPNALTKREIEILSLLALGQSAKQISEALDISYHTVTTHRRNIFQKTECAKTSELIKKALEWGYI, encoded by the coding sequence ATGGATAAGAATTACTCAATAAGCTCAAAAAAAGCACATCCACTACTGAAGGTTTGGAATGCCTATCCTCATTCACTTAGTAATACAGCAAAAACAATTTCAAGTCCACCTCCATTTGAACAAATTATAGGTGAAATGTTTGCTATTGGAGAATTCTATTATTATGCTATCAATATTCCTGATAGCACTATTATAAGTCCTCATATTAATATGCTTAAAATTCATGGATTAAACAGATATCCAAAATATCTTAAAGAAATTATTGATTTAATCCACCCCGATGATCTTGATTTTGTGCTGGAAGCAGAAAAAATAACAATAGAAAAAATGCAGGAAATAGGCTGGGAACATCAACAGAATTTAAAATGTAGTTATTGTTTCCGTATGAGAACCCATAAAGGAAACTACGAAATGTTTCATCATCAATCTCTGCATATAGCCAAAAGCGAAGACGGAAGGTTACTACAAGCCGTTAACATCCATACCAATATTCAACACATAACTCAAATTAATTCTTATACTGTTCTTGTTGTAGGAATTGGAAACCATAATGACTTTCATCAAATACATTATAAAAAACAAACTGATAAACAAACACCACCAAATGCTCTCACAAAAAGAGAAATAGAAATATTATCCTTATTAGCTTTGGGTCAATCTGCAAAACAAATTTCAGAAGCATTAGACATTTCTTACCACACCGTCACTACGCATCGTAGGAACATTTTTCAAAAAACAGAGTGCGCAAAAACATCAGAACTCATAAAGAAAGCTTTGGAATGGGGATATATCTAA